From Uloborus diversus isolate 005 chromosome 8, Udiv.v.3.1, whole genome shotgun sequence, a single genomic window includes:
- the LOC129227258 gene encoding protein farnesyltransferase subunit beta-like, producing the protein MDDLCEEFCSRLRCLSPNFQAERYQDDNFETFTSVEQIEVESSVEKCIQVIKNLLDVDPKCPTLQREKHVQFLKKGLIHLPASLEVLDASRTWLCYWILHSIQLLDEPVTEETKFHVTKFLQKCQHPDGGFGGGPGQEAHLAPTYAAVNALCILRTTEAYNVIDREKLLNFLLRMRKPDGSFVMHEGSESDIRGVYCALSVAKLTNIWCPELIKGTAHWVSRCQTYEGGFGGVPDMEAHGGYTFCGFASLVLMGQENVININNLLRWLVHKQMKYEGGFQGRTNKLVDSCYSFWQGGIFPLIHRALCLTEHQTLSSENWLFNQEALQEYILINCQFPHGGLIDKPGKNKDYYHTCYSLSGLSVAQHFASGHIGKIKVIGDEDNELCPTHPVYNLCFQSALQAIQHFKSLPVPDLPEKFKNETL; encoded by the exons ATGGACGATCTTTGCGAAGAATTCTGCAGTCGATTGCGCTGCTTGTCGCCCAATTTTCAAGCTGAAAGATACCAGGACGATAATTTCGAAACTTTTACATCAGTTGAGCAG ATTGAAGTTGAAAGCTCAGTTGAAAAATGTATTCAGGTTATCAAAAATCTATTAGATGTGGATCCAAA gTGTCCAACATTACAACGGGAGAAACATgtacaatttttgaagaaaggttTGATTCATTTGCCAGCGTCACTTGAA GTGTTAGATGCAAGTCGGACATGGCTCTGTTATTGGATATTGCATTCTATTCAGCTGTTGGATGAACCAGttacagaagaaacaaaatttca TGTCACTAAGTTTCTCCAGAAATGTCAGCATCCAGATGGTGGCTTTGGAG gtggACCAGGGCAGGAAGCACACTTAGCTCCAACATATGCAGCTGTTAATGCCCTATGTATTTTAAGGACTACAGAAGCATATAATGTTATAGATAG AGAAAAACTTCTGAACTTTCTACTAAGGATGAGAAAGCCAGATGGTTCTTTTGTAATGCATGAAGGATCTGAAAGTGACATTAG agGAGTATATTGTGCTCTTTCTGTTGCTAAGTTAACTAATATTTGGTGTCCTGAACTTATCAAAGGAACTGCTCATTGGGTATCAAG GTGTCAGACTTATGAAGGAGGTTTTGGTGGTGTTCCTGATATGGAGGCTCATGGTGGTTATACATTTTGTGGCTTTGCCTCTCTCGTACTTATGGGCCAGGAAAAtgtaattaatataaataatttattg aGATGGCTTGTTCATAAACAGATGAAATATGAAGGAGGTTTTCAAGGTAGAACTAATAAACTAGTtgatagttgttattcattttgGCAAGGAGgaattttccccctcattcataGAGCACTCTGTTTGACTG agcatcagaCGTTGAGTTCTGAAAATTGGTTATTTAACCAAGAAGCATTACAAGAATACATATTAATTAACTGTCAGTTTCCTCATGGTGGGCTAATAGATAAGCCTGGAAA aaataaagacTATTACCATACATGTTATTCCTTGAGTGGTTTGTCTGTGGCTCAACATTTTGCAAGCGGTCACATTGGTAAAATCAAAGTAATTGGAGATGAAGATAATGAGCTT TGTCCAACACATCCAGTATATAATTTATGCTTTCAGAGTGCTTTGCAAGCTATTCAGCACTTCAAAAGTCTACCAGTCCCTGATTTACCTGAAAAATTCAAGAATGAAACTTTatag